A region of Bombus huntii isolate Logan2020A chromosome 15, iyBomHunt1.1, whole genome shotgun sequence DNA encodes the following proteins:
- the LOC126873689 gene encoding axotactin isoform X3 — protein MFSSCLVPSSKKTTMIDHKRWIFRILVWAYVYAIVSANLTDSSEIDLSNEMDTSTTTKRTFPDRCLVKTEPGPCKQNVQKWTFIKTEGKCRTFLYGGCLGNENRFNSEVECLYHCVGGPEHTLPPYLITKGNVFVTSTATTNTLPSTTAITPRPTFTPPEPTKPPVPKYKRGKELTFMESGYEKTFMFAQSNTFIQLDGSGIKPFQLRLCREISFKFRTKLPHGLLVYHSVKDRPESLDPYALYVIVEKGQLKVVHVFGKRSTSLTVGEGLNRDEWHSVLVRIDVHGAKLIARVDDKQEETTLEVLEHAVNYGVSEELASVVLIGGLSSEERLHGVKYIIESFVGCIRDMVLSSGKSASDLLPIQPLIATKHENVKEGCIDKCRTRENLCFISSQCVNHYNSLTCDCFGTKYEGERCDVYTATILTLRGSSYVSFRVYDWKDRVHSSVNRISLAFKTKWDDSALFYASGEIDGTPHYIAAYIMNGSVHVALDFGHKSKITTKLGDYITSNHWNNLTIFHNGSLVFVSLDDEIKVLEIPGENYNMIIDPEIYIGGGPELHKKKGLRSYNNFAGSLKYVFFNDKSIIYELKRSNPMVHYIGVLAPEYYEADVDVIPITYPFADSHIWWPIARTDSLKLSFDFKSSKPVAVVASGNVTSNRSLGYWELRVINDEIRFQLIPVLTENITVSTAVKFPPYNTSWHAVELNYTRGELSVLVDYRNKHSKLFSMAFELGDKVIIGSGKSNAGLVGCMREIQVNDERIEPRHVINTDRVIGEVALDNCQFVDPCTRPNTCEHQGKCSVTEDRITCDCTGTGYIGKNCHFTIYRKTCEELALLGYTQDRAYTIDIDGNGRFPPANVKCEFQSIEDSTKTIVEHNLPSQVDVRSTAESDFSFDIKYREFTAEMLQELISHSLYCSQYIKYDCYKAPLELHSATWFISSKGTTVDYIGNVTRGSCPCGMNRTCVDANLSCNCDVLAGTAGKWLSDEGYYERPDSLGITSMVFLQQKDLEDDAQGRITLGPLECVETNTQKYVVTFTTSQSYIEVPGWRKGDIAFSFRTTGEKAILLYQPPIRSNYPSFMVALTSEFRLTFNFTLNTGTIRELEVQSIRKLNNGDWQKIWIDYNDYHVRFMINTDYQMVELLPEEEFGPFEGSMFIGGATAEHLRTSSVRQGLIGCFRGLVVNGEILDIHSYMSVHLSEIIKDCKPSCQPNKCQNGARCVELWSNFECVCENKWAHLGTYCETNINNKALTFTSQGAFLKKNYFGKDEESEETVLLKSILLQNILINLRTYDTHSLILYANDHLNNFAHLYISNGTSIVYLFNAGNEIKNITVEYPGVNTGISVQIAIIRNEKSTTLHVNEYNCTLNATPILLDTYSNKPWINPEKEVLAPQRPPAPPSNYFQVNLGGFDSNDLLRFGKEDMQIKGYVGCLRGLMIGEYLVDLPSLANEANHEGSKGVLPNCQMKCDATPCKNNGTCTEDFGRQEFSCNCELTSYFGEHCADEKGADFSGESVLQREFDPVDKVNQVKVQLAFSTNDVQQHTMVLLLLQTENKNYYLLVALSSQGGLIFEEDREGSVYEVRLRPGSFANGNRHSIYYVRDNNTTTLLIDRQPVQMVPMPVLKPREDEDNSPGVTEIQLGGLNTTDSRFSGNEYKGYTGCLSNVVVSINGGPSMKPLEEYMLFTKQGSETVRATILAGVRSAQCAVFHTEPRGPEPPRNDSVDRNRSWMEDPPKRNLYKSQYSDATQEEQGAGTYIFIALCCVFVTAVIGCIYEVWRSARKDRRRRREAGIAGSPVLSSSGSQRWQSQQYTDQLAGAVKTVGFKNVTEDEKRPNGTHKSAAKEYKPLANAESKDLINDKRVHIKADEEPERKELLGVNTGIITKPPKPNPFSMEDLQEEPELEECEEEEAAEEEEEEKGDDSKEQNPDEEERHQLKGEHTDDKDFVKSAITLNGIGQRTTVKNFSADSARRFIFNLQPIYLPDDRRIFGCPLNYVGIGEYQSRNRNSVESVLSLD, from the exons CAAGAAAACAACGATGATCGACCACAAAAGATGGATCTTCAGAATCCTCGTTTGGGCATACGTTTACGCGATCGTTTCAGCGAATTTAACAGATTCGTCAGAGATCGATCTGTCTAACGAAATGGACACGTCCACTACCACGAAGAGGACGTTTCCTGACAGGTGTCTCGTGAAAACTGAACCAGGACCATGCAAGCAGAACGTTCAGAAATGGACGTTCATCAAGACTGAAGGAAAATGCAGGACTTTTCTTTACGGTGGCTGCTTAGGAAACGAGAATCGTTTCAATTCGGAAGTCGAGTGTCTTTACCATTGCGTGGGTGGTCCTGAAC ATACACTGCCACCTTATTTGATCACAAAGGGAAACGTATTTGTAACGAGCACTGCAACCACGAACACACTGCCTTCTACCACGGCCATCACTCCACGACCAACGTTTACACCGCCGGAACCAACAAAACCACCTGTACCAAAGTACAAAAGAGGAAAG GAACTAACTTTCATGGAGTCTGGCTACGAGAAGACTTTTATGTTCGCGCAAAGTAACACGTTTATTCAGCTGGACGGTAGCGGTATAAAACCTTTTCAACTTCG ACTGTGTCGCGAGATATCTTTCAAATTTCGCACGAAATTACCCCATGGTCTGCTGGTCTACCACAGCGTGAAGGATCGACCAGAGAGCTTAGACCCTTATGCTCTGTACGTGATCGTAGAGAAGGGCCAGCTGAAAGTGGTGCACGTGTTCGGAAAGCGGTCAACCAGCCTGACCGTCGGCGAGGGGTTGAACAGGGACGAATGGCATAGCGTTCTGGTGAGAATCGACGTCCACGGAGCGAAATTGATCGCCAGGGTGGACGATAAACAGGAGGAGACGACGCTCGAAGTTCTGGAGCACGCAGTCAATTACGGAGTGTCCGAAGAACTCGCGTCTGTCGTCCTTATTGGAG GGTTGAGTTCCGAGGAGAGGCTGCACGGcgtgaaatatataatagaatcGTTTGTTGGCTGCATAAGAGATATGGTTCTCAGCTCAGGCAAATCGGCCAGCGATTTGTTGCCCATTCAGCCTCTGATTGCCACGAAGCACGAAAATGTGAAAGAGGGCTGCATAGACAA ATGTAGAACACGAGAGAATCTCTGTTTCATCTCGAGCCAATGTGTGAACCACTATAATAGTTTAACTTGCGACTGCTTTGGGACGAAGTACGAAGGAGAACGATGCGATGTATACA CGGCCACGATCTTAACATTAAGAGGTTCTTCATACGTCTCGTTCCGCGTTTACGATTGGAAGGACAGAGTTCACTCGTCTGTGAACAGGATAAGCCTTGCATTCAAG ACAAAATGGGACGACTCGGCTTTATTTTACGCGTCTGGTGAAATCGATGGGACGCCACACTACATAGCAGCATACATCATGAATGGATCAGTTCACGTTGCATTAGACTTCGGCCACAAGTCGAAGATCACGACGAAACTAGGCGATTATATCACCTCGAACCATTGGAataatttaacgatatttcatAATGGATCTTTGGTCTTCGTTAGTTTGGACGATGAAATCAAAGTGCTTGAAATTCCTGGCGAGAATTATAATATGATCATCGATCCTGAGATCTACATTGGCGGTGGTCCTGAATTGCACAAGAAGAAAGGCCTTCGgtcgtataataattttgcag GTTCGCTGAAGTACGTTTTCTTCAACGACAAGTCCATTATTTATGAGCTGAAACGTTCCAACCCCATGGTGCATTATATCGGTGTATTGGCGCCAGAGTATTACGAGGCAGATGTTGATGTGATTCCAATAACGTATCCGTTCGCGGACAGCCACATTTGGTGGCCAATAGCACGCACCGATTCCCTTAAACTGAGCTTCGACTTCAAAAGTTCGAAACCGGTGGCTGTGGTCGCGTCAGGGAATGTGACAAGTAATCGTAGTCTTGGATACTGGGAG CTGCGCGTGATAAACGACGAAATTCGCTTTCAACTGATCCCGGTGTTAACGGAGAACATCACGGTATCCACCGCCGTCAAATTTCCCCCTTACAATACCTCTTGGCATGCGGTCGAATTGAATTACACGAGAGGAGAGCTCAGTGTCCTGGTGGATTACCGGAACAAACACAGCAAACTTTTCTCCATGGCGTTCGAATTGGGCGACAAAGTTATCATCGGAAGTGGAAAAAGTAACGCGG GTCTGGTTGGATGTATGCGTGAAATACAGGTGAACGACGAGAGAATAGAACCTAGACACGTGATCAATACCGATAGAGTGATCGGCGAGGTAGCCTTGGATAATTGCCAATTCGTCGATCCTTGTACCAGGCCGAACACTTGTGAACATCAGGGGAAATGTTCGGTGACAGAGGACAGAATTACTTGTGACTGTACAGGCACTGGCTACATCGGGAAAAATTGTCACTTTA CTATATACAGAAAAACCTGCGAGGAGCTAGCATTATTGGGATATACCCAGGACAGAGCTTACACAATCGACATTGATGGAAACGGTAGATTCCCTCCAGCGAATGTAAAGTGCGAGTTCCAGTCTATCGAGGACTCGACAAAGACTATAGTAGAACACAATCTGCCCTCGCAAGTCGATGTTAGATCCACTGCAGAAtccgatttttctttcgaCATCAAATACAGAGAGTTCACTGCAGAGATGCTACAAGAATTGATCTCACATTCGTTGTACTGTAGTCAATACATCAAGTACGATTGCTACAAAGCGCCATTGGAATTGCATAGTGCTACGTGGTTCATTAGCTCGAAAGGAACCACCGTAGACTACATAGGAAATGTGACTAGGGGATCCTGTCCTTGTGGAA TGAACAGGACATGCGTCGATGCAAATCTAAGCTGTAACTGTGATGTTCTCGCCGGAACCGCAGGAAAATGGCTATCTGACGAAGGATATTACGAAAGACCAGACTCCTTAGGCATCACCAGTATGGTGTTTTTGCAACAAAAAGATCTCGAAGACGATGCACAGGGACGAATTACTTTGGGACCGTTAGAATGTGTCGAAACTA ATACACAGAAATACGTTGTCACTTTCACGACCTCGCAATCATACATCGAAGTGCCTGGTTGGAGGAAAGGAGATATAGCATTCAGTTTTCGAACAACTGGAGAAAAGGCCATTCTTCTGTATCAACCACCAATTAGAAGCAATTATCCATCCTTCATGGTTGCTTTGACTTCAGAATTTCGATTGACGTTTAACTTCACTCTAAATACTGGTACTATCAGGGAGTTAGAGGTGCAGAGCATAAGAAAATTGAACAATGGCGACTGGCAAAAAATCTGGATCGACTATAATGATTATCACGTTAGATTCATGATCAATACCGACTATCAAATGGTTGAGTTGTTACCTGAAGAAGAGTTTGGGCCATTCGAAGGTTCTATGTTTATTGGCGGAGCCACCGC AGAACACTTGAGGACTTCTTCAGTTCGCCAAGGACTCATCGGCTGTTTCCGTGGTTTGGTTGTGAATGGGGAGATTTTAGACATTCACAGCTACATGTCGGTCCACCTATCCGAGATCATAAAGGACTGCAAACCCTCCTGTCAACCGAACAAGTGTCAGAACGGTGCCAGATGTGTAGAACTGTGGAGCAACTTCGAGTGCGTCTGCGAGAACAAATGGGCTCACCTTGGCACCTATTGCGAGACGA ATATAAACAACAAGGCCTTGACATTCACTTCCCAAGGTGCGTTTCtcaaaaagaattattttggTAAGGACGAAGAAAGCGAAGAAACGGTATTGTTGAAGAGTATACTGTTACAAAATATTCTGATCAACTTGAGGACTTATGATACTCATTCGTTGATCTTGTATGCGAATGATCACTTGAATAATTTTGCTCATCTTTACATCTCGAATGGCACCAGTATAGTGTATCTGTTCAACGCTGGTAATGAGATTAAGAACATCACCGTGGAATATCCAG GTGTGAACACAGGAATTTCGGTCCAAATCGCGATAATTCGGAACGAAAAATCAACGACACTTCACGTGAACGAGTACAACTGTACCCTAAACGCCACTCCAATCTTGCTAGACACGTATTCGAATAAACCTTGGATAAATCCAGAAAAGGAAGTACTGGCACCTCAGAGGCCACCAGCGCCGCCCAGCAATTACTTTCAG GTGAATCTAGGAGGCTTCGATTCGAATGATCTGCTGAGGTTCGGCAAAGAAGATATGCAAATTAAGGGCTATGTCGGTTGTCTTCGTGGATTGATGATCGGAGAATATCTAGTTGATTTGCCTAGCCTCGCGAACGAGGCTAATCACGAGGGTAGCAAAGGAGTGCTACCTAATTGTCAGATGAAATGTGACGCTACCCCGTGCAAGAACAACGGAACTTGTACGGAAGATTTTGGAAGACAGGAGTTTTCTTGTAACTGTGAATTGACGTCGTACTTTGGGGAACATTGCGCCGATG AAAAGGGAGCAGACTTCAGTGGCGAGAGTGTTCTGCAGCGCGAGTTCGACCCGGTTGACAAAGTGAACCAAGTGAAGGTTCAATTAGCATTCTCAACTAATGATGTTCAACAGCATACCATGGTTCTTCTACTTTTACAAACAGAAAATAA aaACTACTACTTGCTGGTTGCCTTGTCGTCACAAGGTGGGCTGATTTTTGAAGAAGACAGAGAAGGCTCCGTATATGAAGTACGTTTACGTCCAGGAAGCTTCGCAAATGGAAACCGACACAGCATTTACTATGTTCGAGATAATAATACGACCACGCTTCTG ATCGATCGCCAGCCGGTGCAAATGGTACCAATGCCAGTGTTGAAGCCGAGAGAGGACGAGGACAATAGTCCAGGCGTGACAGAAATTCAACTAGGCGGTCTGAACACGACAGATTCTCGATTCAGCGGCAATGAATACAAGGGATACACCGGCTGTCTGAGCA ACGTCGTGGTATCGATCAACGGAGGACCTAGCATGAAACCGCTCGAGGAATATATGCTATTTACGAAACAGGGCAGCGAAACGGTCAGGGCGACGATACTTGCTGGAGTGAGGAGCGCCCAGTGCGCGGTCTTTCACACGGAACCACGTGGCCCTGAACCACCCAGAAACGATAGCGTT GATCGCAACAGATCCTGGATGGAGGATCCTCCGAAGAGGAATTTATATAAATCGCAGTATTCCGACGCGACACAGGAGGAACAAGGTGCTGGTACTTACATCTTCATCGCATTGTGTTGCGTATTCGTTACCGCGGTGATCGGCTGCATCTATGAAGTTTGGCGAAGCGCAAGAAAGGATCGACGTCGAAGACGCGAAGCCGGGATCGCTGGCTCGCCCGTACTTTCATCCTCCGGATCTCAAAGATGGCAATCTCAACAGTATACGGATCAACTAGCTGGTGCCGTGAAAACGGTAGGCTTCAAGAACGTGACAGAAGATGAGAAAAGACCAAATGGCACGCATAAGTCCGCGGCGAAAGAGTATAAACCGCTGGCCAACGCGGAGTCGAAAGActtaattaacgataaaagGGTTCATATTAAAG CAGATGAAGAACCAGAGAGGAAGGAGCTCCTAGGGGTAAATACAGGCATCATCACTAAACCTCCGAAACCAAATCCATTC TCGATGGAAGATCTGCAGGAGGAGCCGGAACTGGAAGAATGCGAAGAAGAGGAGGCGGctgaggaagaagaagaagaaaaaggagacgATTCCAAAGAACAGAATCCAGATGAGGAGGAGAGACATCAGTTGAAAGGAGAACATACTGACGATAAAGATTTTGTCAAGTCG GCCATCACGCTAAATGGTATTGGACAACGAACGACAGTCAAAAATTTTTCTGCAG ATTCTGCAAGGCGTTTCATTTTCAATCTACAACCAATCTATTTACCGGACGATCGGAGAATATTTGGATGTCCACTGAACTATGTTGGTATTGGAGAATATCAAtcaagaaatagaaattccGTTGAGTCAGTATTGTCTTTGGATTGA